GAaggaaataagaaaataaaatgaacgataagaataataaaagatattttgaatattttattttttttttgtaattttaactCAAGTTAGATATTGGTAACCACAGTTCTAGTAATTAATCAATTTACTGATAAATGTTAACAAGAGTTCCATATGAAAAAGGATCTAAACATCTGAAGAATGTAAATGTCATATTAAATTTTATAGGGACACATATACTACTTCCAAGATATAAAAGGATAGATATGTAGAGAACCCTTACTTGAAAACCTAATAATCCCACCACCTTTGATGAGGTTTTCAAGAAGATAAAATGAATCATCTTAAGACATCATTTTCCAACAAAAATAAGTCAGAAAATTTCTTTTACAATGGAATAACACATTTATTACTAAATGTAAAGTCAATTGTAAGACTTCTAGAGATATTTCCTTGTCCACTGGGTTAGTCCTTCAGTAATTATCTCATCCACCAAATCTTCTCAGCATTAAAGGGAGACAgccctttaactttgctagttttGCATGTCTCTTGCCATGACAACATCGTCACCTTTTGTACTAGTGTGACCTAATCAACTCCCTCAAAAAGATCAGCTGCCATGTGGCTATCCAACTTGTGAGCTACACTCTATCCTTCATCTATACACTCGATCTATCATCTTTGCCAAGGTTCCAAGAATTATACATCCAATGTAGGCCTAGCTAGCATATGTAGGACTATGTTTCGGTATAGGGTCTGAGTTCACGCAACATACCTTCCAAATTAGTAGACTGATATCGAACTGCATCCCATTATACCTCGAGGTGGGAGATATTGCAGCTCCAACAGCAATCCTGTTGCTGGTTTGGACGAAGCCCGAGCACAAGAGGTTGTAGCAGCCTGTTGCTTGATACGCATCGGTCTGTAGAACAGAATTCAAGCATAGTTTGAGTCTAGTGTGTCTCATAGATTCATGGTCAAGAGTGCTTACCGTCCAATAAGTGAAGAATCTTGGAGAACTATCTCCATAGAGCTGCGGGCTGACCTGagagaaacaagaaaagaaagaaaatgatggAATAAAGAAAAAATAACGAGGAAAATAATAGTATATCCATGCAGAAAAAGGCTGTTAAAGCCGAACATCTTTTTGTTGGGTTTGTGGGTTCTTTTCAGTTCCTATGCATCGAAGTGGATGAAAGGGCAACACTTTGACTTGGATAGAAAAGATGGAAGAGTTTGACTCGTTAGTAGTAGTACCTGCCATCCAGCTTCGATGGTGTTCAGATCGCTGCCGAATGATCCGGAGATGACCCATATCTGTGATAAGCTGAACTCAGAAGAACTGGCCACCCGCGGTGCCCACACATTCAAGCTGGCTTTTGCACCATAATATTGATCTCCCGCGACATACCCTACAGCATGCTGCAACCACAACAGCCTGTAATCAGCTTGTGATCTCGTGTTGGTGGGTGTGTCATCTTAAGTCAATATCCACAGACAACTGCAGCCGATCCAGTTTCCTTGGTCAAGCTCGGACTGCAAACTGTAACGGCAGTAGAATAATGAACTCAAGTCAACTGGCTTTTCTCTAAACATGTTGGGCCGTGGAAGATGGACATCTAGATCTTATGTTGAGTCGTAGATCTTCTTCTTGTAGTTGTTATCGTTATGGAGGAGTTTGCAGAAATGGTGAAAGAAAATGTGAAGTCCTCAGCTTTTAATCAAGTAGGTGAGCTCTTTTCAATGCTcataaaagcaaaaaagaaaatgaaaaggaGCTAATCGTAGGAGTTGTTGAGTTCATTAATATCTGATTTATGATGTGGCAGCGGATTGGTAGGGAGGACATGATGCGTGTTTGGCCGTCGGTCCGCCGGATGTCCATCTTGGTTGTATTGTTCTACTTCTATTGCTTTCCATCCTAGTAAAAAAGATGTTTACTTTTGAGCATCAAAAGTCCCAAACTCACCTCATGTCCACTGCCCTCGGAATCTCTCCGTGTTCTTGAGACTGGCTTTCTTCCGAATCTTCGTGCAGGGCTGGCTCGCAGGATGTCTTCTTCCTTGGTTCTTCGGATCGGAACCGTTCCTTCTGGGCATGTCTCTCCCGATGTTCTCCATAACTGGATGTTGTCGTCGGTCGGGACACCGGCTTTATGGCCTTTGGGTCTCTCCGGTGGATCCTGCAAACATTTGAACCTATGTATTGAGGAAAACATGATCTGCAATCGCTGTGAAGTGTTCAGAGATATGTATATGTTGGAGAAAATTGCTGGTACCAAAGGTTTCGATCCTTTCAGCATGGGATGATCGAATGCCGGTTGGAGGTGTGAGGGAACACAGTCTATGAGATCGCCATCCGGACTCTGTGCAGCCAGCAAAAGCCAAGCTTATTGTACCCCGCTAAGAAGAAGGAAAGAAGTAGTGGATCAGGGAGTGCCTGAATTGTCTTGAGAGAAGGCCTGTTGAGCCTCTTAAGATGCGCTCTTATCCTCCGATACTTGGGAAGCTCTTCGCCAGGACGCAACGTGTTGTTCGCTGCTGACGCCGAGACGACAGGAGCACCGGCAGCAAGCAGCTGAAGGAGCACAAGAACGACGACCACCACATGGATTGAGAAAGGTCCGCGGCCGCTAGAAGCCATCTGTGTGGGATTTTGGAGCACTGAGATCCTTCTTCTATATCAGCTGTCCGTATCTAAGTGAGTTGGTGTGCTTGTCTTCTTCCTGCGCCGTCAGATTGGCCCCCTTCGTGTTGTATCCCCATAGAAACACAGCTTgcacctctccctctccctctcccccctcCCTTCTCTCTCTGAGAGACCAGATTAGGTATTCGCGGAATTTACTACACTGTCTCTGAACAGCTCTCCCTTATTTATATCCTGTCTCCCTCCCctctcttctggcgagcttcaggGTGTGGAATGGCCAAGTTCTGATGGGCATATTTCTCCAGCTTGAGGTAATAACAAGGACGGGTTGGTATGCAGCTGTTATTATAGAACTCCATCCATGTGGGTGTAGGCTGGAAGAGTAGTAATCAATAGGTctgttctttttctctctctttggttTTCCTTTGCCTCTGACATGATGGATTTTATAGGTGGGCAGAGAAAAGGAGGCCAAGCATTCAATCTTTAGCCCTTCTACTCTTCTTTTCACCCTCGTTTGTGCACCTGTGGTTCCTCTCATTCATTCTGCTGTTCCAGGAGGAGCCAATTCCTCATCTCTCATTCTCCATGTCTCAGTTTCCCAGGTGTTGTGCTTTGATTCCTGATCATTCTCAACAGTAAACTAAAGCTACTTCACTGTAGATGCCCACCATCCTCTATTTACTTTTTGCTCAGAGGAGATTTGAACAAAGCAGGTTACAATGTTCTATATATAGATTTGATTGAGCCCATCAGAAATGAATGGAAGAACATGATGTTGGCTAACAGTCGACTGTTGTGAGTGCATCAACTGGGGGACCTAAGCTTGCTGTAGTGGATCCCAGCAATGGAGAGTGCTACTTCCATGAACCCCTCCTTTTATCTTTGTCTTGAGAATTTCCTTTCGATCATGTGCATGACCCATAAACCACCAATGCAGCATACGAAAAGGTGCATAGATGACTGGAAAAATGGTCCTCACTCATTAGAGTCACAAGTACAAGATTTCATTGCAGTTGCTGCACCTCTCCTCTGTAACATTAGATTCTATACCCACCGAACAGtgaacaaaaaatattttattcttttacttCAGCTTGAAATAGTTGACCAAACAGTCAATTATTATGACCCGGAAATGCTACAACTCGGTAGGATTCTAAGCTATATTGTCccctccttttcctttcttttcgcgCCACACCATACCTAGCTAGGTGTCATTCACCTGCAAATATTGCCATTCACAAAGCTTAATAATAGAAGAAGTCTTAGTGCATGCGATagggcttctttttttttttgtttaaga
The DNA window shown above is from Musa acuminata AAA Group cultivar baxijiao chromosome BXJ2-4, Cavendish_Baxijiao_AAA, whole genome shotgun sequence and carries:
- the LOC135609503 gene encoding protein neprosin-like, which encodes MASSGRGPFSIHVVVVVLVLLQLLAAGAPVVSASAANNTLRPGEELPKYRRIRAHLKRLNRPSLKTIQSPDGDLIDCVPSHLQPAFDHPMLKGSKPLDPPERPKGHKAGVPTDDNIQLWRTSGETCPEGTVPIRRTKEEDILRASPARRFGRKPVSRTRRDSEGSGHEHAVGYVAGDQYYGAKASLNVWAPRVASSSEFSLSQIWVISGSFGSDLNTIEAGWQVSPQLYGDSSPRFFTYWTTDAYQATGCYNLLCSGFVQTSNRIAVGAAISPTSRYNGMQFDISLLIWKDPKHGNWWLEFGSGVLVGYWPSSLFSHLAGQATMVQFGGEIFNTHASGFHSSTQMGSGHYAQEGFGRAAYFRNLQVVDWDNSLIPAANLKVLADHPNCYDVQARLNTAWGNYFYFGGPGRSIRCP